TTGTGTTTTTTGATTAGCAGAAATAATATAGATATCCGTATTGTCTTTCGAGTCAAAGGGTTCTGTAATCCCGGCTTTATTCCGTTTCCATAGAGTTACGAATTGTCCGATTTTTTTTGGTGTGACCTTTGCTTGTCGAAACCGGATTTTTTTATTTTGAACCTGGAAATGACAGGCATCGTATTCTGAACTTTCTGGTTCTAATGTAATGTTTGTGATTGGTAGTTTAAGCCTATCAAATAACTTCTCTTTGGTGGAATTTAGAAAAGGCGGAATTGCTGCTGTTACACTAGGTTTGTGTTTCATTAATTGTTCAAATTTTGTATTCACTAATGTGATACGAATTTTAATCCTACAACAGAGAAAACAAGAGTAGTGAGAAAGAACATTCTCCAAAATTCGATTGGTTCTCTGAAAAAAATAATCCCGATTAAAACTGTTCCTATGGCCCCAATGCCAGTCCAAACTGCATAACTTGTTCCAATTGGTAAAGTTTGAGTTACTTTGATGAGTAATGTCATACTAATCAGTAGTGAGATAAAAAATCCTATATACCAAAAATAGGCTTCGT
This genomic stretch from Leptospira congkakensis harbors:
- a CDS encoding MepB family protein; the protein is MKHKPSVTAAIPPFLNSTKEKLFDRLKLPITNITLEPESSEYDACHFQVQNKKIRFRQAKVTPKKIGQFVTLWKRNKAGITEPFDSKDNTDIYIISANQKTQIGYFFFTKQILSEKGILSGKHEGKRGFRIYPSWDTPANKQGLSTKKWQIHYFVELTGKEEDLESISKLLGLQRQ
- a CDS encoding DMT family transporter → MNWILLFIAGLFEVLFAFCLGKAKENTGNEAYFWYIGFFISLLISMTLLIKVTQTLPIGTSYAVWTGIGAIGTVLIGIIFFREPIEFWRMFFLTTLVFSVVGLKFVSH